GCTGGCGACAATTGGTTTATTTCTGTTGCCGGTGGTGCAAGTATTTTGTTAGGTGACCAAAATAATAAAGCGGATTTTGGAAACCGTCTGAATTTTGCTCCGCAGTTCTCATTTGGTAAATGGTTCAATCCGTATCTGGCTTTCCGTACTCAGTTGAACGGAGGTATCCTTCACGGATTTGAAGGTAACAATGCAGAGTTTATGCAGCATAACAAATATGCAGCAGCTCATGTAGACTTGTTATGGGATGTTACCAATTTCTGGGGTGTATATAATGAAAAAAGAGTATTCCGTTTGATTCCTTGGGTAGGTTTCGGTTATGCACAGCGTTTCGAAAACCAGGGTCGTGCAAGAACAGAATCTCCTACATTGAATGCAGGTATCCTTACTGCTTTCCGTTTAAGCAAACGTGTTGACTTGAACGTGGAAGTTCAGGGTTCTTTGCTGAACGAACAGTTCAACCGTGTTAATATGTTCCACCTGACTGACGGTATCGCTCAGTTAAGTGCTGGTTTGACATTCAAACTGGGTAAAACTGATTTCGAAGTATTGGAACCGATGGATTACGCATTGTTGAACGACCTGAACAATCAGATCAATTCACTGCGTGCTGCTAATGATGAATTGAGCAAACGTCCGGAATCCTGTCCTGAATGCGAAGAAGTTGTAACGAATGTAGTTAATAACTATGTAGACAATGTAGTTTACTTCCGTCTGAACAGTGCTAAGATCGATAAGAACCAGCAGATCAATATTTACAATACTGCTGAGTTTGTAAAAGAAAACAATGCTCCTATCAAGGTGATCGGTTATGCAGACAAGAAGACAGGAACAAGCTCATATAATATGCAGCTTTCTGAAAAACGTGCAAAAGCTGTAGCTAAAGAGTTAATTGAAAAATATGGTGTTTCTTCTGAACAGATCTCGATCGAATACAGAGGCTCAGACGAACAGCCGTACAGCGAAAACAACTGGAACCGTGTTGTTATCATGCGTGCAAACAATTAATTAATTTCGATTATATCCTAAAAAGGCTGCACATTATGTTGTGCAGCCTTTTTTTTGCACGGAATATTCATTACTTTTGTGGAATTTTAGAACACAGTTATGGAATTCGACAAAAAACATGGTTACCTTATCCAATGGCTGATAGGAATAGGAGATTTGTTAGTATTAAACCTATTGTTCTTCGCTGTTTATAATGGATTAGATATATTATATACAAAAGCGCTGTCTTATAGTTTAAGAGAGGTGGTGCTTTTGTTGAATTTTTGCTATTTCTTTTCTCTTTATTTTGTTCCCATGCAATTGCATGTGGCTGTTGTTTTTATCGATAAAATCGTCCAAAGGGCCTTTGCGCTGGTTTCCATATTGGTATTTTTATTTGCTACCTGTCTGATATTTTTAAATATAGGCGATGCTCTGGCTACTTTCCTGATTGTGTATTATCTTATAACGATTGTCATTTTTGCACTTTGGCGTGTGTTGGTTCGTGTTACGTTGAAGATGTATCGTAGGAAAGGGCATAATTTCAAGAAAATTATTATTGTCGGTGCCGGAAAGAACGGTATGGAATTGTATCGGGTCATGAAAGATGATCTTTCTTATGGATTCCATGTGATGGGTTTTTTCGATGATAATTTATCTTTACAGAGTGTTTTGCCCAATTATTTGGGTATGACTCATGAAGTGGAGGATTATGTACTTGCTAATGATATAGACGAGATTTATTGTACTTTGCCGGGAACACAGGATGAAAAGATCCTGCGGATTATCAATTTTGCGGAAAAGCATATGATTCGCTTTTACATCGTTCCCGAATTTTATAGGAATATCAAGAAGAGTCTTGTGATGGAAATAATGGAGTCTATTCCGTTATTGGCGATTCGTCGCGAACCGTTGCAGGCTGCTTATAATCGTGCATTAAAAAGATCCTTTGATATTGTTTTTTCATTGGGAGTTCTGTTGACTGTTTATCCGGTATTATATATCATTGTCGGAGCATTGATAAAAATAACTTCTCCGGGACCGATCTTTTTTAAACAGAAAAGGACTGGTCTGTACGGGCAGGAGTTTGAGTGCTATAAATTCCGTACTATGCGGGTAAATTCCGATGCGGATAAATTGCAGGCGGTAAAAGACGATCCCCGTAAAACGCGTGTCGGAGACTTTCTGCGCCGTACAAACCTGGATGAATTTCCGCAGTTTATCAATGTACTGAGAGGGGAAATGTCGGTAGTCGGTCCCCGTCCTCATATGCTGAAGCATACCGAACAGTATTCGGCTCTTATCGATAAATATATGGTGCGTCATTTGGTGAAGCCGGGGGTTACAGGATGGGCGCAGGTAACCGGTTATCGCGGAGAAACAAAGACATTGGAACAGATGGAAGGCCGTGTCAAAAGAGATGTGTGGTACATCGAGAACTGGTCGTTTTTCCTGGATCTGAAGATCATTGTGGTGACGGTTTTGAATATGTCGAAAGGAGAAAAGAATGCTTATTAAATTTATAAATTGCACACTTTTTGTGTATTTGTGTAATATAAATCCATATTTGTGCTATCTTTGCAACCGATGGGAAGGATACTAGCAATTGATTATGGTCGGAAACGGACCGGAATAGCAGTTACGGACACCTTGCAAATGATTGCAAACGGGTTGACGACAGTGCCGAGTGGTGAACTTGTTTCCTGGTTGTCAGCTTATGTGTCAAAGGAACCGGTTGAACTGTTTGTGGTCGGCCAGCCGAAACAGATGAATAATGAACCTTCGGAAAATATGAAGTATGTGGAAGCATTCGTTACACATCTGAAACGGACAATTCCGGATATCCCGGTTGAATATTACGATGAACGTTTTACATCTGTCCTGGCGCATAAAGCCATGCTGGACGGAGGTTTGAAGAAGAAAAAAAGACAGGATAAAGGGTTGGTGGATGAAATCAGTGCCGTTATTATCCTGCAATCATATTTAGAAAATAAAAAATATCAGTTATAGTTTATGATTTTACCAGTATATTTATATGGACAGCCCGTATTAAGAAAAGAGGCTGAAGATGTACCCAAAGATTATCCGGATTTAAAGCAGTTAGTAGCAAATATGTTCGACACGATGTATAATGCCGATGGAGTAGGTTTGGCCGCTCCTCAGGTTGGTCTGTCGCTCCGTTTGCTGGTGATCGATGCTGATGTAATGGGAGATGATTTCCCCGAATGCAAAGGTTTCAAGCGTGCCATGATCAATCCGGACATAGTAGAACGTAGTGAAGAAGAAATTTCCATGGAAGAAGGCTGTTTAAGTCTGCCGGGCGTACATGAAAAAGTATCCCGTGCCAGCAAGATCCGTGTGAAATATCTGGATGAAAACCTGGAAGAACATGACGAAGTGGTCGATGGTTTTGCAGCCCGTGTTGTACAGCATGAATGCGAGCACCTGGAAGGTCATGTCTTCATCGACAATGTGTCGGCTATCCGCCGCCAGTTGAATAAAGGAAAACTAAATAGTATTATTAAAGGGACTGCTCGTTGTTCGTACAGAGCAAAAGCTGTCGGTAAATAATAAAAATCTATTAAATAATATGACAGATTTAAGTAAAAACATTCAGGCCCTCAGGGAGAAGAAAGCCGTCGTTGAGATGGGTGGAGGCGAAGCTGCTATCGAAAAGCAGATCGCGATGGGTAAATTGACTGCCCGTGATCGTATTCTTTCCTTGCTGGACAAGAACTCTTTTCATGAGTACGATTTGTTTGTAAAGCATGATGGCCGCGACTTCGGAATGGATAAGAAAGACTTTCCGGGTGATGGTGTAGTTACAGGTACGGGTACTATTTTCGGTGCTCCGGTATGTATCTATGCACAGGACTTCACTGTTGCCGGTGGTTCATTAGGTTTGCAACATGCTCGCAAGATCACAAAGATCATGGATCATGCACTGAAGATGAAATGTCCGATCATCGGTATCAATGACTCGGGTGGTGCACGTATTCAGGAAGGTGTTGGCGCTTTGGCCGGATATGGTGAAATATTCTATAGAAATACAATCGCATCAGGTGTTATCCCTCAGATCTCGTTGATCCTGGGACCGTGTGCCGGTGGTGCCGTTTATTCTCCTGCCTTGACAGACTTCGTGTTCGTGGTAGAAAACATCTCCAAGATGTTCATCACCGGTCCGAATGTGATCAAGACTGTTTTGGGCGAAGACATCTCTATGGAAGACCTGGGTGGTGCCCGTGTTCATGCTGAAACAACAGGTAACGCTCATTTCTATGCCTTGAGCGAACAGGAATGTTTCGAACAGGTTAAACGTCTAGTAAGCTTTATCCCCTGGAACAACCAGCAGCGTGCCAAGACTGTTGAACCGAAAGAGCCGACAGCTATGTTGAACATCGAAGAAGTGGTTCCTGCCGATCCTAAGCAGCCGTACGATGTACGCGATGTGATCAAATGTATTGTCGATGATTCTGACTTCCTCGAAGTTCAGGAATTGTGGGCTGCCAATATCGTAGTCGGCTTTGGCCGTATGGCAGGCGAGACGGTCGGTTTCGTAGCTAACCAACCGATGGTACTGGCGGGTGTATTGGATTGCGACAGTGCCGATAAAGCTGCTCGCTTCATCCGTTTCTGCGACTCATTCAATATTCCTATTATTACATTGGAAGATATGCCGGGTTATCTGCCGGGCGTAGACCAGGAACATGCCGGTGTGATCCGTCACGGAGCGAAGGTACTGTATGCTTATTCTGAAGCTACTGTTCCTAAGATCACAGTGATTTTACGTAAGGCTTACGGTGGTGGTTATATCGCTATGAACTCACGTCACCTGGGTGCTGACTTTATGTTCGCATGGCCGAGTGCAGAGATCGCTGTTATGGGACCGGAAGGTGCAGCAAACATTATCTTCCGTAAGGAAATCATGGAAGCTGAAGACCAGAATGCAATGCGTCAGGAAAAAGTAAAAGAGTATATTGAGAAGTTTGCTAATCCTTATGTGGCTGCTTCAAAAGGATTTATTGATTCTGTTATCGAGCCGAAAGAAACACGCGCGTTGTTGCTCCACGCTCTGAAACTTTCTATTTTGAAAGAGGAATACAGACCGGCTAAAAAGCACGGAATCCCTCCGTTCTAATTAAATCCGTACATATACTTTTTGAAAATATGGAAAATAAAGAAAATGAATATGTAGATTTTGTAGTTACCGCCCGTAAATACAAAACGCTGCTGACAGAGAAATATAAGAACCGTAAGATGTGGCATAAGCCCTTCGTCGGTGATGTGATTTCCAATCTTCCGGGAACCATCGTGAAGATTTATGTGGAGCAGGGCCAGGAAGTTGAAGCCGGCCAGTTGCTTCTCATTCATCAGGCGATGAAGATGTACAACCGGATCGTAGCTCCGATATCCGGAGTGATCACCGAGTTGGAGGTAAAGGAAGGCGATAAGATCACAAAAGATCATTTGATGGTTAAAATACAGCCGAAGTAAGCAACGGCTATATTTGAATAAGTGAAAGGAGCTGCGTCAAAAAAAATTGATGCAGCTCCTTTTCTGTATGATTCTGTATAGACATATCACCTTTTAAGATACTTTTAGCTCCGAACCTTTTAACATTCGTCCGAATTGCTTATTTTTGTTCGCTGAACAAAGAGGGGTGTCGAAAGTCCGTTGAAATCTTTTGACGCACCTCTTTTTAACACTTAAGGCAATCTGATGAAAAAAATAGTTCTTTTTCTGACCTTTATAACATTTTCGTTGGCGATGTCGGCCCAGATCAATACGGACC
This is a stretch of genomic DNA from Parabacteroides chongii. It encodes these proteins:
- a CDS encoding undecaprenyl-phosphate glucose phosphotransferase, whose translation is MEFDKKHGYLIQWLIGIGDLLVLNLLFFAVYNGLDILYTKALSYSLREVVLLLNFCYFFSLYFVPMQLHVAVVFIDKIVQRAFALVSILVFLFATCLIFLNIGDALATFLIVYYLITIVIFALWRVLVRVTLKMYRRKGHNFKKIIIVGAGKNGMELYRVMKDDLSYGFHVMGFFDDNLSLQSVLPNYLGMTHEVEDYVLANDIDEIYCTLPGTQDEKILRIINFAEKHMIRFYIVPEFYRNIKKSLVMEIMESIPLLAIRREPLQAAYNRALKRSFDIVFSLGVLLTVYPVLYIIVGALIKITSPGPIFFKQKRTGLYGQEFECYKFRTMRVNSDADKLQAVKDDPRKTRVGDFLRRTNLDEFPQFINVLRGEMSVVGPRPHMLKHTEQYSALIDKYMVRHLVKPGVTGWAQVTGYRGETKTLEQMEGRVKRDVWYIENWSFFLDLKIIVVTVLNMSKGEKNAY
- the ruvX gene encoding Holliday junction resolvase RuvX, giving the protein MGRILAIDYGRKRTGIAVTDTLQMIANGLTTVPSGELVSWLSAYVSKEPVELFVVGQPKQMNNEPSENMKYVEAFVTHLKRTIPDIPVEYYDERFTSVLAHKAMLDGGLKKKKRQDKGLVDEISAVIILQSYLENKKYQL
- a CDS encoding acyl-CoA carboxylase subunit beta encodes the protein MTDLSKNIQALREKKAVVEMGGGEAAIEKQIAMGKLTARDRILSLLDKNSFHEYDLFVKHDGRDFGMDKKDFPGDGVVTGTGTIFGAPVCIYAQDFTVAGGSLGLQHARKITKIMDHALKMKCPIIGINDSGGARIQEGVGALAGYGEIFYRNTIASGVIPQISLILGPCAGGAVYSPALTDFVFVVENISKMFITGPNVIKTVLGEDISMEDLGGARVHAETTGNAHFYALSEQECFEQVKRLVSFIPWNNQQRAKTVEPKEPTAMLNIEEVVPADPKQPYDVRDVIKCIVDDSDFLEVQELWAANIVVGFGRMAGETVGFVANQPMVLAGVLDCDSADKAARFIRFCDSFNIPIITLEDMPGYLPGVDQEHAGVIRHGAKVLYAYSEATVPKITVILRKAYGGGYIAMNSRHLGADFMFAWPSAEIAVMGPEGAANIIFRKEIMEAEDQNAMRQEKVKEYIEKFANPYVAASKGFIDSVIEPKETRALLLHALKLSILKEEYRPAKKHGIPPF
- a CDS encoding acetyl-CoA carboxylase biotin carboxyl carrier protein subunit yields the protein MENKENEYVDFVVTARKYKTLLTEKYKNRKMWHKPFVGDVISNLPGTIVKIYVEQGQEVEAGQLLLIHQAMKMYNRIVAPISGVITELEVKEGDKITKDHLMVKIQPK
- the def gene encoding peptide deformylase, with translation MILPVYLYGQPVLRKEAEDVPKDYPDLKQLVANMFDTMYNADGVGLAAPQVGLSLRLLVIDADVMGDDFPECKGFKRAMINPDIVERSEEEISMEEGCLSLPGVHEKVSRASKIRVKYLDENLEEHDEVVDGFAARVVQHECEHLEGHVFIDNVSAIRRQLNKGKLNSIIKGTARCSYRAKAVGK
- a CDS encoding OmpA family protein produces the protein MKTKVLLLALLSGFVFSVSAQEFKPQVGFSTEKGYKTNFKKNKAGDNWFISVAGGASILLGDQNNKADFGNRLNFAPQFSFGKWFNPYLAFRTQLNGGILHGFEGNNAEFMQHNKYAAAHVDLLWDVTNFWGVYNEKRVFRLIPWVGFGYAQRFENQGRARTESPTLNAGILTAFRLSKRVDLNVEVQGSLLNEQFNRVNMFHLTDGIAQLSAGLTFKLGKTDFEVLEPMDYALLNDLNNQINSLRAANDELSKRPESCPECEEVVTNVVNNYVDNVVYFRLNSAKIDKNQQINIYNTAEFVKENNAPIKVIGYADKKTGTSSYNMQLSEKRAKAVAKELIEKYGVSSEQISIEYRGSDEQPYSENNWNRVVIMRANN